In Drosophila santomea strain STO CAGO 1482 chromosome 3L, Prin_Dsan_1.1, whole genome shotgun sequence, a single window of DNA contains:
- the LOC120449782 gene encoding fibrinogen-like protein 1 isoform X2: MMRPQLAAMAIAVVLAAICGFATGSVVEVPGVTQAPPLPPRNLRGNQTRSRMPNNFRSIATTTSVPRCDYKELMTNLHDRIGILVTLDEDQRHRLEVIDKKLDQLVESSSARMESMKAQQLDFLQRLDSFEHIQRLSRSTLDELKDISRNVRDVSQQQYPILGTSASNESNLNVSSRLDALATLLTSTALSVRSVQIEVANLSRVIRRQSRLIQGKGFKSPGDQTSIFYGPPGLNGPAATRQLQTSCAYSFLAKHGILKIQLTPESESFYVSCDEDWTVILSRSSDDVSFERGWLDYRDGFGNLAGDFFIGLNKLHALTSSALHELRIVMEDFSGNVAYAGYSLFAIGSEKELYPLVLLGKFQDNLTPSAGDSLSYHAGAKFSTVDQDNDNCPECNCALRHKGAGWFNNCAKSNLFGEYITQNIGQAGETGMWWDTFSGQNSLKRVRWLIRPVVEGSDDARR; encoded by the exons ATGATGAGGCCCCAATTAGCGGCCATGGCCATTGCCGTGGTGCTGGCTGCGATCTGCGGTTTTGCCACTGGTTCCGTGGTGGAAGTTCCCGGAGTCACCCAGGCACCACCACTCCCACCTCGTAACCTCCGAGGCAACCAGACGCGGTCGCGCATGCCCAACAACTTCCGA AGTATTGCGACCACCACAAGTGTTCCCAGATGCGACTACAAGGAGCTCATGACCAATCTGCACGATCGCATTGGCATCTTGGTGACCTTGGACGAGGACCAGCGCCACCGCCTGGAAGTCATCGATAAGAA ATTGGATCAGCTAGTGGAAAGCAGTTCAGCCCGCATGGAATCGATGAAGGCGCAGCAATTGGACTTTCTGCAGCGACTGGACAGTTTTGAGCACATCCAGCGACTTTCGAGGAGCACTCTAGATGAGCTCAAAG ATATCTCGCGCAATGTGCGCGATGTTTCGCAGCAACAGTATCCCATTTTGGGAACTAGTGCATCTAACGAATCCAACTTGAACGTCTCAAGTCGCCTGGATGCCTTAGCCACTCTCTTGACTTCCACTGCGCTCAGTGTCAGATCGGTGCAGATTGAAGTGGCCAATCTTTCACGGGTCATTAG GCGCCAAAGCCGTTTGATCCAGGGAAAAGGATTCAAATCGCCAGGAGATCAGACTTCAATATTCTATGGGCCACCTGGATTAAATGGGCCAGCAGCTACACGGCAGTTGCAAACTAGTTGTGCCTATTCCTTCCTTGCCAAACATGGAATTCTAAAAATCCAGCTCACACCCGAATCGGAATCCTTCTACGTGTCCTGCGATGAGGATTGGACTGTTATTCTGAGCCGCAGCTCCGATGATGTGAGCTTTGAACGCGGCTGGCTGGATTATCGCGATGGCTTTGGAAATCTGGCCGGGGACTTCTTCATTGGTCTCAACAAACTGCATGCCCTCACTTCATCGGCCCTGCACGAACTGAGAATTGTGATGGAGGACTTTTCGggcaacgtggcgtatgcggGATATTCGTTGTTTGCCATTGGCAGCGAAAAGGAACTATATCCGCTCGTTCTGCTGGGCAAGTTCCAGGACAATTTGACTCCCTCAGCTGGAGATTCATTATCCTATCATGCCGGAGCTAAGTTTAGTACTGTGGATCAGGATAACGACAACTGCCCCGAGTGCAATTGCGCGCTGAGACACAAGGGCGCTGGATGGTTCAATAACTGCGCAAAGAGCAACTTGTTCGGTGAATACATCACGCAGAACATTGGCCAAGCTGGAGAAACTGGGATGTGGTGGGATACGTTTTCAGGACAGAACTCGCTGAAAAGGGTTCGTTGGCTGATTCGTCCCGTGGTCGAAGGATCAGATGATGCCAGACGATAG
- the LOC120449782 gene encoding fibrinogen-like protein 1 isoform X1, translating to MMRPQLAAMAIAVVLAAICGFATGSVVEVPGVTQAPPLPPRNLRGNQTRSRMPNNFRSIATTTSVPRCDYKELMTNLHDRIGILVTLDEDQRHRLEVIDKKLDQLVESSSARMESMKAQQLDFLQRLDSFEHIQRLSRSTLDELKGETDQVFGPRNIRELKHKLRNRMKMKDISRNVRDVSQQQYPILGTSASNESNLNVSSRLDALATLLTSTALSVRSVQIEVANLSRVIRRQSRLIQGKGFKSPGDQTSIFYGPPGLNGPAATRQLQTSCAYSFLAKHGILKIQLTPESESFYVSCDEDWTVILSRSSDDVSFERGWLDYRDGFGNLAGDFFIGLNKLHALTSSALHELRIVMEDFSGNVAYAGYSLFAIGSEKELYPLVLLGKFQDNLTPSAGDSLSYHAGAKFSTVDQDNDNCPECNCALRHKGAGWFNNCAKSNLFGEYITQNIGQAGETGMWWDTFSGQNSLKRVRWLIRPVVEGSDDARR from the exons ATGATGAGGCCCCAATTAGCGGCCATGGCCATTGCCGTGGTGCTGGCTGCGATCTGCGGTTTTGCCACTGGTTCCGTGGTGGAAGTTCCCGGAGTCACCCAGGCACCACCACTCCCACCTCGTAACCTCCGAGGCAACCAGACGCGGTCGCGCATGCCCAACAACTTCCGA AGTATTGCGACCACCACAAGTGTTCCCAGATGCGACTACAAGGAGCTCATGACCAATCTGCACGATCGCATTGGCATCTTGGTGACCTTGGACGAGGACCAGCGCCACCGCCTGGAAGTCATCGATAAGAA ATTGGATCAGCTAGTGGAAAGCAGTTCAGCCCGCATGGAATCGATGAAGGCGCAGCAATTGGACTTTCTGCAGCGACTGGACAGTTTTGAGCACATCCAGCGACTTTCGAGGAGCACTCTAGATGAGCTCAAAGGTGAAACCGATCAGGTTTTCGGTCCGCGAAATATCAGGGAGCTAAAACACAAGCTAAGAAATCGCATGAAGATGAAGG ATATCTCGCGCAATGTGCGCGATGTTTCGCAGCAACAGTATCCCATTTTGGGAACTAGTGCATCTAACGAATCCAACTTGAACGTCTCAAGTCGCCTGGATGCCTTAGCCACTCTCTTGACTTCCACTGCGCTCAGTGTCAGATCGGTGCAGATTGAAGTGGCCAATCTTTCACGGGTCATTAG GCGCCAAAGCCGTTTGATCCAGGGAAAAGGATTCAAATCGCCAGGAGATCAGACTTCAATATTCTATGGGCCACCTGGATTAAATGGGCCAGCAGCTACACGGCAGTTGCAAACTAGTTGTGCCTATTCCTTCCTTGCCAAACATGGAATTCTAAAAATCCAGCTCACACCCGAATCGGAATCCTTCTACGTGTCCTGCGATGAGGATTGGACTGTTATTCTGAGCCGCAGCTCCGATGATGTGAGCTTTGAACGCGGCTGGCTGGATTATCGCGATGGCTTTGGAAATCTGGCCGGGGACTTCTTCATTGGTCTCAACAAACTGCATGCCCTCACTTCATCGGCCCTGCACGAACTGAGAATTGTGATGGAGGACTTTTCGggcaacgtggcgtatgcggGATATTCGTTGTTTGCCATTGGCAGCGAAAAGGAACTATATCCGCTCGTTCTGCTGGGCAAGTTCCAGGACAATTTGACTCCCTCAGCTGGAGATTCATTATCCTATCATGCCGGAGCTAAGTTTAGTACTGTGGATCAGGATAACGACAACTGCCCCGAGTGCAATTGCGCGCTGAGACACAAGGGCGCTGGATGGTTCAATAACTGCGCAAAGAGCAACTTGTTCGGTGAATACATCACGCAGAACATTGGCCAAGCTGGAGAAACTGGGATGTGGTGGGATACGTTTTCAGGACAGAACTCGCTGAAAAGGGTTCGTTGGCTGATTCGTCCCGTGGTCGAAGGATCAGATGATGCCAGACGATAG
- the LOC120448322 gene encoding lipase member H-A isoform X2 yields MWITLDMAKTSLCLVPILCQFLGLQAALLDSLLNQSTIYYLKSSGDVALENVDQLASVESVKLIVHGYLGSRTHGSIMPLRNAYTAQGYENVLVADWGPVANLDYPSSRLAVKKVSSILAKLLEEFLQRHGVNLERVHVIGHSLGAHIAGGIGRYFKGSLGRVTGLDPALPLFSSRSDDSLHSNAALFVDVIHTDYPLFGDIRPRGTVDFYPNFGLAPQPGCENVDVVAANSCSHNRAVMFFAESVGMPENFPAISCSLAAIKSRRVEDCLREKSKASTGNANEYQTVFMGEHVNRSATLYYYLETNGAPPYGQGRNSHF; encoded by the exons ATGTGGATTACTTTAGACATGGCCAAGACCAGCTTGTGTCTGGTACCGATTCTCTGTCAATTTTTGGGACTACAAGCCGCTCTGCTGGACTCCCTGCTCAATCAGAGTACCATCTACTATCTGAAATCTTCAGGGGATGTTGCCTTGGAGAATGTGGATCAGTTGGCCTCTGTGGAGTCTGTCAAGTTGATTGTGCACGGTTATCTGGGATCTCGCACACATGGCTCTATCATGCCTCTGAGAAATG CCTATACTGCCCAGGGATATGAGAATGTTTTGGTGGCTGACTGGGGTCCTGTGGCCAATCTAGATTATCCCAGCTCGCGCTTGGCTGTGAAAAAAGTGTCTAGCATTCTAGCCAAACTATTGGAAGAATTTCTTCAGCGCCATGGAGTCAACTTAGAAAGAGTTCATGTCATAGGACACAGCTTGGGAGCTCACATCGCAGGAGGAATTGGGCGTTACTTCAAAGGATCTTTGGGCAGAGTTACGGGCTTGGATCCAGCTCTTCCCCTTTTTTCAAGCCGATCGGATGACAGTTTGCACTCGAATGCCGCTCTATTCGTGGATGTGATTCACACGGACTATCCTTTGTTTGGGGACATTCGTCCTCGGGGAACAGTGGACTTTTATCCAAATTTTGGACTTGCTCCACAACCAGGATGCGAAAATGTGGATGTTGTTGCAGCCA ATAGTTGCAGTCACAATCGTGCTGTCATGTTTTTCGCCGAATCAGTTGGAATGCCTGAGAATTTTCCAGCGATTTCCTGCAGCTTGGCGGCCATTAAAAGTAGGCGTGTTGAGGACTGCCTAAGGGAAAAATCAAAAGCTAGTACGGGAAACGCAAATGAATATCAAACTGTTTTTATGGGCGAACATGTTAACCGCAG CGCCACCTTGTACTATTATTTGGAAACTAATGGAGCGCCACCCTACGGCCAAGGCAGGAACTCACATTTCTGA
- the LOC120448322 gene encoding lipase member H-A isoform X1: MWITLDMAKTSLCLVPILCQFLGLQAALLDSLLNQSTIYYLKSSGDVALENVDQLASVESVKLIVHGYLGSRTHGSIMPLRNAYTAQGYENVLVADWGPVANLDYPSSRLAVKKVSSILAKLLEEFLQRHGVNLERVHVIGHSLGAHIAGGIGRYFKGSLGRVTGLDPALPLFSSRSDDSLHSNAALFVDVIHTDYPLFGDIRPRGTVDFYPNFGLAPQPGCENVDVVAASKLLHEAYSCSHNRAVMFFAESVGMPENFPAISCSLAAIKSRRVEDCLREKSKASTGNANEYQTVFMGEHVNRSATLYYYLETNGAPPYGQGRNSHF, translated from the exons ATGTGGATTACTTTAGACATGGCCAAGACCAGCTTGTGTCTGGTACCGATTCTCTGTCAATTTTTGGGACTACAAGCCGCTCTGCTGGACTCCCTGCTCAATCAGAGTACCATCTACTATCTGAAATCTTCAGGGGATGTTGCCTTGGAGAATGTGGATCAGTTGGCCTCTGTGGAGTCTGTCAAGTTGATTGTGCACGGTTATCTGGGATCTCGCACACATGGCTCTATCATGCCTCTGAGAAATG CCTATACTGCCCAGGGATATGAGAATGTTTTGGTGGCTGACTGGGGTCCTGTGGCCAATCTAGATTATCCCAGCTCGCGCTTGGCTGTGAAAAAAGTGTCTAGCATTCTAGCCAAACTATTGGAAGAATTTCTTCAGCGCCATGGAGTCAACTTAGAAAGAGTTCATGTCATAGGACACAGCTTGGGAGCTCACATCGCAGGAGGAATTGGGCGTTACTTCAAAGGATCTTTGGGCAGAGTTACGGGCTTGGATCCAGCTCTTCCCCTTTTTTCAAGCCGATCGGATGACAGTTTGCACTCGAATGCCGCTCTATTCGTGGATGTGATTCACACGGACTATCCTTTGTTTGGGGACATTCGTCCTCGGGGAACAGTGGACTTTTATCCAAATTTTGGACTTGCTCCACAACCAGGATGCGAAAATGTGGATGTTGTTGCAGCCAGTAAGCTACTCCACGAAGCTT ATAGTTGCAGTCACAATCGTGCTGTCATGTTTTTCGCCGAATCAGTTGGAATGCCTGAGAATTTTCCAGCGATTTCCTGCAGCTTGGCGGCCATTAAAAGTAGGCGTGTTGAGGACTGCCTAAGGGAAAAATCAAAAGCTAGTACGGGAAACGCAAATGAATATCAAACTGTTTTTATGGGCGAACATGTTAACCGCAG CGCCACCTTGTACTATTATTTGGAAACTAATGGAGCGCCACCCTACGGCCAAGGCAGGAACTCACATTTCTGA
- the LOC120448847 gene encoding uncharacterized protein LOC120448847 isoform X1 produces MSPNSRRCLMLLIIALSFLSLRVIDCFISLKEPAVLANHRQAIQEIQDDFVHLADNCSIEKLMVDDSQEYLQISCHVDDLPEGYARRLKPVDYGRSFFLNQRMPRPLKRQWNFRVPTNAVNGLSLLT; encoded by the exons ATGAGTCCAAATTCACGGCGCTGCCTCATGCTGCTCATCATCGCATTATCCTTTCTAAGTCTGCGTGTAATCGACTGTTTCATAAGTCTAAAGGAGC CAGCCGTTCTGGCCAATCACCGTCAGGCAATTCAGGAGATCCAAGACGACTTTGTGCATCTGGCAGATAAT TGCTCCATAGAGAAACTGATGGTGGACGACTCCCAGGAGTATCTGCAGATCAGTTGCCATGTGGATGATCTGCCAGAGGGCTACGCAAGGAGACTGAAGCCCGTTGATTATGGCCGGAGTTTCTTTCTCAACCAGCGGATGCCGAGGCCTTTGAAGCGCCAGTGGAATTTCCGAGTGCCCACAAATGCCGTGAATGGACTCAGTCTGCTGACTTGA
- the LOC120448847 gene encoding uncharacterized protein LOC120448847 isoform X2, translating to MSPNSRRCLMLLIIALSFLSLRVIDCFISLKEPVLANHRQAIQEIQDDFVHLADNCSIEKLMVDDSQEYLQISCHVDDLPEGYARRLKPVDYGRSFFLNQRMPRPLKRQWNFRVPTNAVNGLSLLT from the exons ATGAGTCCAAATTCACGGCGCTGCCTCATGCTGCTCATCATCGCATTATCCTTTCTAAGTCTGCGTGTAATCGACTGTTTCATAAGTCTAAAGGAGC CCGTTCTGGCCAATCACCGTCAGGCAATTCAGGAGATCCAAGACGACTTTGTGCATCTGGCAGATAAT TGCTCCATAGAGAAACTGATGGTGGACGACTCCCAGGAGTATCTGCAGATCAGTTGCCATGTGGATGATCTGCCAGAGGGCTACGCAAGGAGACTGAAGCCCGTTGATTATGGCCGGAGTTTCTTTCTCAACCAGCGGATGCCGAGGCCTTTGAAGCGCCAGTGGAATTTCCGAGTGCCCACAAATGCCGTGAATGGACTCAGTCTGCTGACTTGA